A genome region from Arachidicoccus soli includes the following:
- the recJ gene encoding single-stranded-DNA-specific exonuclease RecJ, giving the protein MEKRWNILPIDEVHERALHAVLKINTALCRILVQRGFNTFEKAKNFFRPELKSLHSPWLMKDMDKAVARILQAFAKEERIMVYGDYDVDGTTSVAAMYSFLSTIYPKVEFYIPHRYKEGYGISKIGIDFAKENDITLIVSLDCGIKAVDLVAYAKTLGIDFIVCDHHLPDAEVPDAIAILNAKQKDCNYPYKELCGCGVGFKLMQALAEKLNLTEDSYLQYLDLVATAIAADIVPITGENRILAFYGIKKVNENPSTGIQALLDLAKKTQGDMDITGLVFIIAPRINAAGRMDDAKKAVQLFIEKDYEKAVQYAEILHSDNDDRREADASITEEALKLLEEDANAMNKKTTVLFQSHWHKGVVGIVASRLIETYYRPTIVLTQTENIVGGSARSVPGFNLYEAVHACRKHLLGYGGHFAAAGMTLLPENVEAFAQEFELVVANSITPELLTPEINIDTEIKFSDITFSFYNIIQQMSPFGPDNMLPTFVSRNVEDSGGSKIVKEKHIRFVLKQGSFQFSGIGFNLAEKFDIILTHKKIDVVYKIDINEWQGNKTLQLRIIDFKASENS; this is encoded by the coding sequence ATGGAAAAACGCTGGAACATACTGCCAATTGATGAGGTCCATGAACGTGCTTTGCATGCAGTGCTTAAAATAAATACTGCTCTGTGCAGAATTTTAGTTCAACGTGGATTTAACACATTTGAAAAAGCGAAAAATTTTTTTCGCCCTGAGCTGAAGAGCTTGCATAGTCCTTGGCTAATGAAAGATATGGATAAGGCAGTAGCTCGTATTCTTCAAGCATTTGCAAAGGAAGAAAGAATTATGGTTTATGGCGATTATGATGTAGATGGCACTACATCTGTGGCAGCTATGTATAGTTTTTTATCGACAATCTATCCGAAAGTAGAGTTTTATATTCCACATCGTTATAAAGAAGGTTATGGTATCTCAAAGATAGGCATTGACTTTGCCAAAGAAAATGACATTACTTTAATCGTTTCATTAGATTGTGGTATTAAAGCGGTAGACCTGGTCGCATATGCCAAAACATTAGGCATAGATTTCATTGTCTGTGATCATCATTTACCTGATGCAGAAGTCCCGGATGCGATTGCTATTTTAAATGCAAAACAGAAAGATTGTAACTATCCTTATAAAGAATTGTGTGGTTGTGGTGTAGGTTTCAAGCTGATGCAAGCTTTAGCCGAAAAACTAAATTTAACGGAAGATTCCTATTTGCAATATCTTGATTTAGTAGCTACGGCCATTGCGGCGGATATTGTTCCTATCACGGGAGAAAATAGAATACTTGCCTTTTATGGTATAAAAAAAGTGAATGAAAATCCATCTACAGGCATCCAAGCTTTGCTGGATTTAGCAAAGAAAACACAAGGAGATATGGATATTACCGGGCTGGTATTTATCATAGCACCACGCATTAATGCGGCAGGAAGAATGGATGATGCTAAGAAAGCCGTGCAACTGTTTATCGAAAAAGATTACGAGAAAGCTGTCCAATATGCTGAAATATTGCATTCTGATAATGATGATAGAAGAGAAGCCGATGCCTCTATTACCGAAGAAGCTCTGAAATTGTTAGAAGAGGATGCAAATGCCATGAATAAAAAAACGACGGTATTGTTTCAAAGCCACTGGCACAAAGGTGTGGTGGGAATTGTCGCTTCACGGTTAATTGAAACTTATTATCGGCCAACAATAGTATTAACCCAGACAGAAAATATTGTCGGTGGTAGTGCTCGTAGTGTACCTGGTTTCAATTTGTATGAAGCCGTACATGCTTGTCGAAAGCATTTGCTGGGTTATGGAGGTCACTTTGCTGCAGCAGGAATGACTTTGCTTCCGGAAAATGTGGAGGCTTTTGCTCAGGAGTTTGAATTAGTTGTAGCAAATTCTATTACTCCGGAGCTGCTTACTCCAGAAATAAATATTGATACGGAAATAAAGTTTTCAGATATTACTTTTTCATTTTATAATATTATTCAACAAATGTCACCATTTGGTCCGGATAATATGCTCCCAACTTTTGTTTCACGTAATGTAGAAGATTCAGGCGGCAGCAAAATTGTAAAAGAAAAACATATTCGGTTTGTTTTAAAACAGGGTAGTTTCCAATTTTCAGGAATTGGGTTTAATTTGGCCGAAAAGTTTGATATTATTCTGACACACAAAAAAATAGATGTCGTATATAAAATTGATATCAACGAGTGGCAAGGTAATAAAACCCTCCAATTACGTATTATTGATTTTAAAGCGAGCGAAAATTCGTAA
- a CDS encoding VOC family protein encodes MKSFHYAFKVKDIESTRKFYVELLGCQEGRSTKSWLDFNFFGHQLSAHISDDFPVLDYCGKVDGISVPIPHFGCLLAINDFKNIQQKLELANIEFLIQPQIRYKGKTGEQLTMFVFDYSGNPIEFKAFSNMDEVFS; translated from the coding sequence ATGAAAAGCTTCCATTACGCATTTAAAGTAAAAGATATTGAATCTACAAGAAAGTTCTATGTTGAACTTTTAGGCTGCCAAGAAGGTAGGTCTACAAAGTCTTGGTTGGATTTTAATTTTTTCGGACATCAATTGTCTGCACATATAAGCGATGATTTCCCAGTATTAGATTATTGTGGAAAAGTAGATGGCATAAGTGTCCCGATTCCCCATTTTGGATGCTTGTTAGCGATAAATGATTTTAAAAATATTCAGCAAAAACTGGAATTAGCCAATATTGAATTTCTTATACAACCGCAAATAAGATATAAAGGGAAAACGGGAGAACAATTAACAATGTTTGTATTTGACTATAGTGGCAACCCTATTGAATTTAAAGCCTTTTCAAATATGGATGAAGTGTTCAGCTAG
- a CDS encoding isoprenyl transferase, which translates to MEMHLDNINKVQLPKHIAIIMDGNGRWAQEKGEDRLYGHFHGVNSVRSVAEGASEIGIEYLTLYAFSTENWDRPQQEVNGLMELLIQTIRKEVPTLNKNNIRLLVIGDLSMLPKDAQDEMNEALEETQHNSGLKLILALSYSSRWELVLAIKNIAKDIVSRQLSPEEINQTVIEKYLTTSGIPDPELLIRTSGEHRVSNFLLYQIAYSELYFTDTKWPDFDKEKLFEAIVAYQNRERRFGKTGEQIKKG; encoded by the coding sequence ATGGAAATGCATTTAGATAATATAAATAAAGTACAACTGCCTAAGCATATTGCTATCATTATGGATGGTAATGGTCGTTGGGCGCAAGAAAAAGGAGAAGACAGGCTTTACGGCCATTTTCATGGCGTAAACAGTGTTCGATCTGTTGCCGAAGGTGCATCAGAAATTGGTATAGAATATTTGACTTTATACGCTTTTAGCACTGAAAACTGGGATCGACCACAGCAGGAAGTCAACGGTTTGATGGAACTACTTATCCAGACTATAAGGAAAGAAGTTCCTACTTTGAATAAAAACAATATTCGTCTGCTGGTGATTGGGGATCTATCGATGCTACCAAAAGACGCACAAGACGAAATGAATGAAGCGCTTGAAGAGACTCAACATAATTCGGGGCTTAAGCTTATATTAGCATTAAGTTATAGTAGTCGGTGGGAATTGGTATTAGCAATTAAAAATATTGCGAAAGATATAGTGAGTAGGCAACTTTCCCCGGAAGAAATTAATCAAACAGTTATAGAAAAATATTTAACCACTTCAGGTATTCCAGATCCTGAATTGTTAATACGAACCAGCGGTGAGCATAGAGTGAGTAATTTTTTATTATATCAAATTGCCTATTCAGAACTTTATTTTACAGATACGAAATGGCCGGATTTTGATAAAGAGAAACTTTTTGAAGCGATTGTTGCATATCAAAATAGAGAAAGGCGTTTTGGAAAAACAGGTGAACAGATTAAAAAAGGATAA
- a CDS encoding OmpH family outer membrane protein encodes MKKVIFSLVAIIGLGIATNNVKAQSSLKIGVFDIDQMVSAMPEMKDVQVKMQSYQKDTLGGERDQLSTLLENQQNTYKADSAAKKSQAILDYDRNQLGTLYSKLVNWQQYVQQASQNKYGELTQGMYTKAAAAFKKVVAAQKITLVLKPDVIQYADDKQIVNLFIPVAKELGVNLNAEGNSPAEGK; translated from the coding sequence ATGAAAAAGGTAATTTTTTCCTTGGTGGCGATAATAGGATTAGGTATCGCTACAAACAATGTAAAAGCACAATCTTCGCTTAAAATCGGTGTATTTGATATAGACCAGATGGTAAGCGCTATGCCGGAAATGAAAGATGTACAAGTTAAAATGCAATCTTATCAAAAGGACACGCTTGGAGGCGAAAGAGATCAATTGAGTACTTTGTTGGAAAATCAACAAAACACGTATAAAGCCGATTCTGCCGCTAAAAAATCACAAGCTATTTTGGATTATGATAGAAATCAATTAGGTACACTCTATTCAAAATTGGTAAACTGGCAACAATATGTACAACAAGCTTCTCAGAATAAATATGGAGAATTGACTCAAGGTATGTACACAAAGGCCGCTGCAGCATTTAAGAAAGTCGTTGCGGCACAAAAAATCACATTGGTACTTAAACCTGATGTAATACAATATGCAGATGATAAGCAGATAGTAAACTTATTTATCCCTGTAGCTAAAGAGCTTGGTGTTAATTTGAATGCTGAAGGCAATAGCCCTGCTGAAGGAAAATAA
- a CDS encoding beta-N-acetylhexosaminidase, whose product MKHLLCAMAAICIFATSFAQNISIIPEPESVTPMQTIFSLSAENTKILSSNAKKAEKTISFFNNYLKKYYGIELSKESSRKNSIIFNLTPKQPNDTLGAYSLTVTDNSITIDASSEEGLFYGMQSLIQLLPTTASTTLNIPGVVIKDAPRLAYRGMMLDCGRHFMPADFVKQFIDYLALHKLNTFHWHLTEDQGWRIEIKKYPRLTEVGAWRNGTITGRYPGNGNDNQKTGGFYTQKQIREIVKYAADRYITIIPEIEMPGHSSAAIAAYPQLSCFPDQSTVINKNTTWAGSKDGKQVEQTWGVFPDVYAPTEYTFKFIENVLDEVIKLFPSKYIHIGGDECPKDYWNKSTYCQELMKNKGLKNAEELQSYFIQRIEKYLNSKGREIIGWDEILEGGLAPKATVMSWRGEEGGIAAAKQNHDVIMSPSGWMYFDHSQTKPEDSLTIGGFLPIQKVYNYNPYPNALTAAEHQHILGVQANVWTEYMSSPQKVEYMIFPRMAALAEVGWTEPANKNYESFKDRLQPEIARYRLWGANYCKDWDNQPTDK is encoded by the coding sequence ATGAAACACTTACTATGTGCAATGGCGGCTATTTGCATTTTTGCAACCAGCTTTGCGCAAAACATCAGCATCATCCCTGAACCGGAAAGCGTGACACCTATGCAAACTATTTTTAGCTTATCAGCAGAGAACACCAAAATTCTTTCTTCTAATGCTAAAAAAGCAGAAAAGACTATCTCCTTTTTCAATAATTATTTGAAGAAATATTATGGTATTGAATTAAGTAAAGAGTCTTCTAGAAAGAATTCAATTATTTTCAACTTAACGCCGAAACAACCCAATGACACCTTGGGCGCATATTCCTTGACAGTTACAGATAATAGCATTACTATAGATGCGAGTAGTGAAGAAGGACTCTTTTATGGCATGCAGAGTCTGATTCAACTATTACCCACGACAGCATCTACAACGTTAAATATACCGGGTGTGGTCATAAAGGATGCACCACGTCTGGCATATAGAGGAATGATGCTGGATTGTGGCCGTCACTTTATGCCTGCTGATTTTGTAAAACAGTTTATTGATTATTTAGCATTGCACAAGTTAAATACTTTTCATTGGCATCTCACAGAAGATCAGGGTTGGCGTATAGAAATAAAGAAATATCCACGTCTAACAGAAGTAGGTGCATGGCGCAACGGTACCATTACAGGTCGTTATCCCGGAAATGGGAATGACAATCAGAAGACCGGTGGTTTTTATACACAAAAACAAATAAGAGAGATTGTAAAATATGCCGCCGACCGTTATATCACGATTATTCCGGAAATTGAAATGCCGGGTCACTCTTCGGCAGCAATCGCAGCCTATCCACAATTGAGTTGCTTTCCCGACCAATCAACTGTTATCAATAAAAACACAACTTGGGCTGGCTCAAAAGATGGAAAGCAGGTTGAACAAACCTGGGGTGTATTCCCAGATGTATATGCACCTACAGAATATACTTTTAAATTTATAGAAAATGTTTTGGATGAAGTTATCAAACTTTTCCCTTCAAAATATATTCATATAGGTGGCGATGAATGTCCGAAAGATTATTGGAATAAATCTACTTATTGTCAAGAATTGATGAAGAACAAAGGGTTAAAAAATGCAGAAGAATTGCAAAGTTATTTTATACAAAGAATAGAAAAATACCTCAATAGTAAAGGCCGAGAAATTATTGGTTGGGACGAGATATTGGAAGGTGGATTAGCACCAAAAGCAACTGTAATGAGCTGGCGCGGAGAGGAAGGTGGTATTGCTGCCGCTAAACAAAATCACGATGTAATAATGTCGCCAAGCGGATGGATGTATTTTGACCATTCACAAACAAAGCCCGAAGATTCATTAACAATTGGTGGTTTCTTACCAATTCAAAAAGTTTATAATTATAATCCATATCCGAATGCTTTGACAGCTGCCGAGCATCAGCATATTTTAGGAGTGCAAGCAAATGTATGGACAGAATATATGTCTTCTCCCCAAAAAGTTGAATACATGATTTTCCCAAGAATGGCAGCACTTGCAGAAGTTGGTTGGACAGAGCCTGCTAACAAGAATTATGAAAGTTTTAAAGATAGACTTCAGCCGGAAATTGCAAGATACAGACTCTGGGGGGCCAATTATTGCAAAGATTGGGACAATCAACCAACGGATAAATAA
- a CDS encoding BamA/OMP85 family outer membrane protein, producing the protein MRKSTQLICVLVILLFGGGSVQAQINTVNQNTTKQVLSSSNGDLQTVLNQINPQRYKIAGITVTGNKVFDTNLLISSSGLSVGSYITIPGGDELSRSIHRLWVQNYFSDITYYLLKVEGSDIYIELNVTERPRVSKFYFKGVSKTQSDDLKSKSGIVPGHVITDNMKMTAVDAIRKYFSEKGFRRVSVDISEKKDSSYQNSVVLYFDINKGEKVKVGQIELFGNENMPGHKLKKQMKGTKEVSRLTLYPLHDTFDTTGWGTPYKYTLKDYVHDHGYLTYTKTRNLISPYVYLNPFASSKFDEKKYAEDKQKIIDYYNSKGYRDAQIVRDSVFYNSKGNLNVDIKLKEGHKYYFGNVSWVGNTVYSDSLLSAILDIRKGDTYNRTHMNERLGLGNTPSSDGVSVMNLYLDNGYLFFNVTPVEVKVYNDTIDYVMNLREGPEATIKRVNIAGNDKTNEHVIRRALRTLPGDKFSRSDIMNSIRELSVLKFFDEQKINPVPTPNETDGTVDLTYNLVEKSSDQLQLSAGFGGGIGLTGTLGVTFNNFSLKNIFNKKGWSPLPTGDGQTLSLNFQSNGKAFRSYNAQFVEPWLGGKHQNALSLSFSDSKFTNGYNYLTGRYDSNADTTFFRTTSIGVGLSKQLKWPDPYFSFGLQLNYTRYKLHNYYIDQVSLPNFRNGASNDINLRITLSRSSVNSLQYPTGGSNISMYAQLTPPYSSFDPSIAEATDPAKKYKFIEYQKYRFTGDWYVPIGPPHGDDKKQFVFKASVKMGFLGRYNSDMPISPFQRFQLGDAGMSTTYALLGYDIISQRGYPVYETSNPRYNPDQQGASQYFTIFNKYTMELRYPLSLSQSSTIFGLVFAEAANGWYSFREYNPFQLRRDVGVGARFYLPMFGLLGFDYGIGIDRIQQGQGIGKAGRFTFMLGYEPD; encoded by the coding sequence ATGCGAAAATCGACTCAATTAATATGTGTTCTGGTTATTCTTCTTTTTGGAGGAGGTTCAGTACAAGCGCAAATAAATACAGTTAACCAGAATACAACCAAGCAGGTGTTATCATCATCCAACGGTGATTTGCAAACTGTTTTGAATCAGATAAATCCGCAGCGATATAAAATCGCAGGTATCACAGTTACCGGGAATAAGGTTTTTGATACCAATTTATTAATTTCCTCTTCGGGATTGTCAGTGGGTAGCTATATTACTATACCAGGGGGTGATGAATTGTCCAGAAGTATTCATCGTCTTTGGGTACAGAATTATTTTAGTGATATCACGTATTACCTGCTAAAAGTAGAAGGAAGCGATATTTATATTGAACTAAATGTTACTGAAAGACCACGTGTTTCAAAATTTTATTTTAAGGGAGTAAGCAAAACCCAAAGTGACGATCTAAAAAGCAAAAGTGGTATTGTACCCGGTCATGTGATTACTGACAATATGAAAATGACAGCAGTAGACGCCATACGTAAATATTTTTCAGAAAAAGGCTTTCGTCGTGTGAGTGTTGATATCAGTGAGAAGAAGGATTCTTCTTATCAAAACTCCGTAGTTCTTTATTTTGATATTAATAAAGGGGAAAAGGTAAAAGTTGGTCAAATAGAATTGTTTGGCAATGAAAATATGCCTGGGCATAAATTGAAGAAACAAATGAAAGGAACGAAAGAAGTTTCGCGCCTAACATTGTACCCGCTTCACGATACCTTTGATACTACTGGTTGGGGAACGCCATATAAATATACTTTAAAAGATTATGTGCATGACCATGGCTACCTTACTTACACAAAAACAAGAAACCTGATTAGCCCCTATGTGTATCTCAATCCATTTGCATCTTCTAAATTTGATGAAAAGAAATATGCAGAGGATAAACAAAAAATAATTGATTATTACAACTCTAAAGGTTATAGAGATGCGCAAATTGTAAGGGATTCGGTTTTTTATAATTCTAAAGGAAATTTAAATGTAGATATAAAATTAAAAGAAGGTCATAAATATTATTTCGGTAACGTAAGTTGGGTGGGAAATACTGTTTATTCCGATTCTCTGTTAAGTGCTATTTTGGATATTCGTAAAGGCGATACTTATAATAGAACACACATGAATGAACGCTTAGGTTTGGGAAATACTCCATCCTCTGACGGTGTTAGTGTGATGAATCTGTATTTAGATAATGGATATTTGTTTTTTAATGTCACGCCTGTAGAAGTTAAGGTATATAATGATACGATTGACTATGTGATGAACTTGCGTGAGGGTCCCGAAGCTACAATTAAAAGAGTGAATATCGCTGGTAACGATAAAACAAATGAACATGTTATCCGTCGTGCCTTACGTACTTTACCCGGAGATAAATTTAGCAGAAGTGATATTATGAATTCTATTAGAGAATTGAGCGTATTAAAATTCTTTGATGAACAAAAAATAAACCCTGTTCCTACACCTAACGAAACAGATGGAACGGTGGATTTAACCTATAATTTAGTTGAAAAATCATCCGACCAATTGCAGTTAAGTGCAGGTTTTGGTGGAGGTATTGGTCTTACTGGGACATTGGGTGTTACATTTAACAATTTCTCGCTTAAAAATATTTTCAATAAAAAAGGATGGTCTCCTTTGCCAACGGGCGACGGACAAACGCTATCACTTAACTTTCAAAGTAATGGTAAGGCCTTCCGTTCTTACAATGCACAGTTCGTAGAGCCCTGGTTGGGAGGAAAACATCAAAATGCTTTGAGCTTAAGTTTTTCTGATTCCAAATTTACCAACGGTTACAATTATCTTACGGGTAGGTATGATAGTAACGCCGATACTACTTTTTTCCGTACTACAAGTATTGGTGTGGGCTTGAGTAAACAATTAAAATGGCCGGACCCCTATTTTTCTTTTGGGCTGCAATTAAATTATACAAGGTATAAATTGCACAACTATTATATAGATCAGGTAAGTCTGCCTAATTTCCGTAATGGAGCTTCCAACGATATTAATCTGCGTATAACTTTATCACGTAGTTCTGTCAATAGCTTACAATATCCAACCGGTGGATCAAATATTTCAATGTATGCTCAGTTAACACCGCCATACTCTTCTTTTGATCCTTCTATTGCAGAGGCAACTGATCCTGCAAAAAAATATAAATTTATCGAGTACCAAAAGTATCGTTTTACAGGAGATTGGTATGTGCCTATTGGACCTCCACATGGGGATGACAAGAAACAGTTTGTATTTAAGGCTTCTGTAAAAATGGGCTTCTTGGGAAGGTATAACTCGGATATGCCTATTTCTCCCTTTCAACGTTTTCAATTGGGGGATGCAGGTATGAGTACGACATATGCATTACTAGGATACGATATTATTTCACAAAGAGGTTATCCGGTTTATGAAACTTCAAATCCTCGTTATAATCCTGATCAACAGGGCGCTTCGCAATATTTTACTATATTTAATAAATATACAATGGAGTTGCGTTATCCGCTTTCTTTGAGTCAAAGTAGTACTATATTTGGGTTGGTGTTTGCCGAAGCAGCTAATGGCTGGTATTCCTTTAGGGAGTATAATCCGTTTCAGTTAAGACGCGATGTGGGTGTAGGTGCACGTTTTTATTTGCCGATGTTTGGTTTGCTAGGCTTCGATTATGGTATCGGAATTGATAGAATACAACAAGGGCAGGGTATTGGGAAAGCTGGAAGGTTTACCTTCATGTTGGGTTATGAGCCGGATTAA
- a CDS encoding NAD kinase — protein sequence MQVAIYGRELPNEYTSDVFTLLEELSKSNIEVFLYKTLYQQYPEVSSLFPMLRVFNNAEDLNGEIDFLISLGGDGTILDAVVLVKNKNIPILGVNFGRLGFLTGTSKEAFGMVLEDLLNRNYIIDKRTLIHLDANRPLFGDSPFALNDFTITKRDAAPMVKVHTFLNGEFINTYYADGLIVATPTGSTGYSMSCNGPIVFPDSSSFVITPIAPHHLNTRPIIVPDDNVISFEIESRSEDFLCTLDARREIVDKRIHLAVRKESFKVKLIRFKENSFLSTLRNKLSWGLDKRN from the coding sequence ATGCAAGTAGCCATATATGGTCGTGAGCTGCCCAACGAATATACTTCGGATGTCTTTACGTTATTGGAAGAGTTGAGCAAAAGTAATATCGAAGTGTTTCTATACAAAACGCTCTATCAACAGTATCCAGAAGTATCATCCTTATTCCCAATGCTTCGAGTTTTTAATAATGCAGAAGATCTAAACGGCGAAATAGATTTTTTGATAAGCCTGGGAGGAGACGGAACTATATTAGACGCAGTTGTGTTGGTAAAGAATAAAAATATTCCAATTTTAGGTGTAAATTTTGGACGTTTAGGATTTCTTACTGGAACAAGTAAAGAGGCCTTTGGGATGGTTTTGGAAGACTTGCTTAATAGAAATTACATTATTGATAAACGTACACTTATTCATCTAGACGCTAACAGACCTCTATTTGGTGATTCTCCTTTTGCCTTAAATGATTTTACCATAACCAAACGTGATGCAGCACCTATGGTAAAAGTGCATACTTTCTTAAATGGTGAATTTATTAACACCTATTATGCTGATGGTTTAATTGTAGCCACTCCTACCGGCTCTACAGGATATAGTATGAGTTGTAATGGCCCAATTGTTTTTCCTGATTCTTCTAGTTTTGTTATTACGCCAATTGCGCCTCATCATTTGAATACAAGACCCATTATTGTGCCGGATGATAATGTCATATCTTTTGAGATTGAGAGTCGTTCAGAAGATTTTCTTTGTACTTTGGATGCCCGCCGTGAAATCGTAGATAAAAGAATTCATTTAGCAGTTAGAAAAGAGTCTTTTAAGGTAAAACTGATAAGGTTTAAGGAAAATAGTTTTTTATCTACTTTACGCAATAAACTGTCTTGGGGGTTGGATAAAAGAAATTAG
- a CDS encoding RNA recognition motif domain-containing protein yields MNIYVGNLSWKLTSDDLHELFAPYGEVISAKVVTDKFNNNRSKGFGFVEMSDDEAANAAISGLHETEVDGRKIVVNQKQENAGGEYKKKSFGGGGGGYNRDRNNGGGGYRNNY; encoded by the coding sequence ATGAACATTTACGTAGGAAACTTAAGCTGGAAATTAACCAGTGATGATTTGCACGAATTATTTGCACCATATGGTGAAGTTATTTCTGCAAAAGTTGTAACAGACAAGTTCAACAACAACCGTTCTAAAGGATTTGGTTTTGTAGAAATGTCAGATGATGAAGCTGCAAACGCTGCTATCTCTGGTCTTCACGAAACTGAAGTTGACGGTCGCAAAATTGTAGTAAACCAAAAGCAAGAAAATGCTGGTGGCGAATACAAAAAGAAAAGCTTTGGCGGCGGCGGCGGTGGATACAACCGTGACCGTAACAACGGCGGCGGTGGTTACAGAAATAATTACTAA
- a CDS encoding YggS family pyridoxal phosphate-dependent enzyme — translation MNDRENIIAGIKNTREEINIACEKSGRNRSEVKLLLATKTVSADRIRIAIEAGERLIGENRVQEYSEKFEAIKDLNCERHFIGHLQTNKIKEVLKYVSCIQSVDRIELAEKLDSRLQFEGRSINIFVQINTSFEESKFGIPPEEAFALIKKINNLDTLKIKGLMTIGLFSDDEVLVKKSYHLLREIKDKAIAEGLIAKDCSELSMGMSNDLEWAIAEGATMVRVGSAIFGRRN, via the coding sequence ATGAACGATAGAGAAAATATTATTGCGGGTATAAAAAATACTAGAGAAGAAATAAATATTGCGTGTGAAAAATCCGGAAGGAATAGAAGTGAAGTAAAATTACTGTTAGCTACTAAAACTGTTTCTGCAGATAGAATACGCATAGCGATTGAAGCAGGTGAAAGACTTATTGGGGAAAACCGTGTGCAAGAATATTCGGAGAAATTTGAAGCGATAAAAGATTTGAATTGCGAACGGCATTTTATTGGCCATTTGCAAACCAATAAAATAAAAGAAGTGTTGAAATATGTAAGTTGTATTCAATCAGTAGATAGAATAGAGTTGGCTGAAAAACTAGATAGCCGATTACAATTTGAGGGACGAAGCATAAATATTTTTGTACAAATAAATACTTCATTTGAGGAGAGTAAATTTGGTATTCCACCCGAAGAAGCATTTGCACTTATTAAGAAAATAAATAACTTGGATACCTTAAAAATAAAGGGTTTGATGACAATTGGTTTGTTTAGTGATGATGAGGTTTTAGTGAAGAAAAGTTACCACCTTTTGCGGGAAATAAAAGATAAAGCAATAGCGGAAGGGCTTATCGCTAAAGATTGTAGTGAATTATCAATGGGCATGAGTAACGACTTGGAATGGGCGATAGCAGAAGGTGCTACAATGGTACGTGTAGGATCGGCTATTTTTGGGAGGCGAAATTGA